The genomic region AATCATTTGCATGGTATCGTGTTCATCAAGGAAAGTGATGGAGCGCACTGCCGTGCGGCACTACCAAGCCGTGCGGCATCACCGGAGGTGTACTTGCGTGGTAGTCGTGACCGCGAGAAGCATTCAATAAGCACCTTTGTTGCGGGATTCAAATCATATACAACCAAACTCATCAATGAACTTAGGAAAACACCGGGTGCTCGTCTTTGGCAACCCAATTACTTCGAGCACGTCATCCGGAATGAGGAGCAAGCTCGCCGAGCCTGCGAGTACATTCAAACGAATCCCATTCGCTGGAAATTAGACAAATACCATCCCCGGTAGTGCCGCTCGTCTTGGTATTGCCGCACGGCTTGGTAGTGCCGCACGGCAGTGCGCTCC from bacterium harbors:
- a CDS encoding transposase, with protein sequence MPKSVRLPHYNYGTTGGYFLTLCTHNKECQFGVVADGIPCLNEYGRIIEREWKRSAEIRKELGFGDFVIMPNHLHGIVFIKESDGAHCRAALPSRAASPEVYLRGSRDREKHSISTFVAGFKSYTTKLINELRKTPGARLWQPNYFEHVIRNEEQARRACEYIQTNPIRWKLDKYHPR